A genomic segment from Luteibacter aegosomatis encodes:
- a CDS encoding ABC transporter permease, protein MSAVIESTAVPAMGAGRLFNAYVQEARAECVRYLRNPGFLLPTLLFPSVFYVMFGIVLAHGNGPDAARYLLASYGTFGVMAPGLFGFGVSLALERDTGLLTLKRALPMPPGAYLAGKMCMALLVAAIVATLLLLLAVFAAHVPMPPSRIAAFYLVEIVGVLPFCALGLLVGTLVKGQGAPGIVNLVYLPMAFLSGLWFPLSMMPETLRSIAPLWPAYHLDRLALAAVGLGEGGLATHVLVLLVFTVAFVAIAARRLRRHG, encoded by the coding sequence ATGAGTGCCGTCATCGAAAGCACCGCCGTTCCCGCGATGGGCGCGGGGCGCCTGTTCAACGCCTACGTGCAGGAAGCGCGCGCCGAGTGCGTGCGTTACCTGCGCAACCCCGGCTTCCTCTTGCCGACGCTGCTTTTCCCCTCGGTGTTCTACGTCATGTTCGGCATCGTGCTGGCGCACGGCAACGGTCCCGACGCGGCGCGCTACCTGCTCGCGTCGTACGGCACCTTCGGCGTGATGGCGCCGGGTCTGTTCGGTTTCGGCGTGTCGCTGGCGCTGGAGCGCGATACCGGCCTGCTCACGCTCAAGCGGGCGCTGCCCATGCCGCCGGGCGCCTACCTCGCCGGCAAGATGTGCATGGCCCTGCTGGTCGCCGCCATCGTCGCCACGCTGTTGCTCCTGCTGGCGGTGTTCGCCGCACACGTGCCGATGCCGCCGTCGCGCATCGCCGCGTTCTACCTCGTCGAGATCGTCGGCGTCCTGCCGTTCTGCGCGCTTGGCCTGCTGGTCGGTACGCTGGTGAAAGGGCAGGGCGCGCCGGGCATCGTCAACCTCGTCTACCTGCCGATGGCGTTCCTATCCGGCCTGTGGTTCCCGTTGTCGATGATGCCGGAGACGCTGCGCTCGATCGCGCCGCTGTGGCCGGCCTATCACCTCGACCGGCTGGCGCTGGCGGCGGTGGGGCTGGGCGAGGGCGGTCTGGCGACGCACGTCCTGGTGCTGCTGGTCTTCACGGTGGCCTTCGTCGCCATCGCCGCCCGTCGCCTGCGTCGCCACGGTTGA
- a CDS encoding ABC transporter ATP-binding protein encodes MNDDTRIARLEQVSKRYGAVKALERIDLDIHRGELVALLGPNGAGKSTAIGLLLGLHRADEGRATLFGRDPQDIEARRRIGVMLQSASLPPTLKVGELLRLTASYYPDPRSLAECAALAGVDDLLGRRYEALSGGQQRRVQFAMALAGKPELLFLDEPTVGMDLAARQSLWQAIRRLVSDGCAVVLTTHYLEEAEALADRVCVVAKGRVISEGTVDALRARVATCRVRCVTSVGADAVWRWPGVVSASVHEGRLTIATTRAEATVRRLLAEDADLTELEVQRASLAEAFADITRDDIADTALEAA; translated from the coding sequence ATGAACGACGATACCCGCATTGCCAGGCTAGAACAGGTTTCCAAGCGCTACGGCGCGGTCAAGGCGCTGGAGCGCATCGATCTCGATATCCACCGCGGGGAACTGGTGGCCTTGCTCGGTCCGAACGGGGCGGGCAAGAGCACCGCCATCGGCCTGCTGCTGGGCCTGCACCGCGCCGACGAAGGGCGCGCCACCCTGTTCGGCCGCGACCCGCAGGACATCGAGGCGCGCCGCCGCATCGGCGTGATGCTGCAATCGGCCAGCCTGCCGCCCACGCTGAAGGTGGGCGAGCTGCTGCGCCTTACCGCCAGCTATTACCCCGATCCGCGCTCGCTGGCCGAATGCGCCGCGCTGGCCGGGGTCGACGACCTGCTCGGACGTCGCTACGAAGCGCTTTCGGGTGGCCAGCAGCGCCGGGTGCAGTTCGCCATGGCGCTGGCGGGCAAGCCGGAGCTGCTTTTTCTCGACGAGCCTACCGTGGGCATGGACCTCGCGGCCCGGCAATCGCTATGGCAGGCGATCCGTCGCCTCGTGTCGGACGGGTGCGCGGTGGTGCTGACGACGCATTACCTCGAAGAAGCCGAAGCGTTGGCCGACCGCGTCTGCGTGGTCGCGAAGGGCCGGGTGATTTCCGAGGGTACGGTCGATGCCTTGCGTGCCCGCGTGGCCACCTGCCGCGTGCGTTGCGTGACGAGCGTGGGCGCCGACGCCGTCTGGCGGTGGCCGGGCGTGGTGTCCGCGAGCGTCCACGAGGGGCGGCTGACGATCGCCACCACGCGCGCGGAAGCCACCGTGCGCCGGTTGCTCGCCGAGGATGCCGACCTGACCGAACTGGAAGTGCAGCGCGCGAGCCTCGCCGAGGCTTTCGCCGACATCACCCGCGACGACATCGCGGATACCGCCCTGGAGGCCGCATGA
- a CDS encoding aminotransferase class III-fold pyridoxal phosphate-dependent enzyme, with translation MDVIGLLRELRDFGGKQRTLGLPDATVERFAREDATLVRAVEEALAYHRGLRDGMADVLRMDESEQIHHLQSALVNFYPDDGVNPYVPAAARGPWIVTLKGAVLHDNGGYGMLGFGHNPEHILEAMSRPQVMANVMTANVSQLRLSDALRREIGRTRGGSPYSHFLCLNSGSESVTLAGRIADVNARLMTDPGARHAGRTIKRLAVKGAFHGRTERPAIYSDSSRRNYQQHLASFRNEDTLLTVEPYNVAQLKAVFAEAEQKGWFIEAMFLEPVMGEGDPGRALTPEFYAAARELTREHGTVLLVDSIQAGLRAHGVLSIVDYPGFEGLEAPDMETFSKALNAGQYPLSVLAVSARVAGLYRKGIYGNTMTANPRALDVAVATMHELTDDVRRNIVERGKEFVQKLEVLKNELGGLITKVQGTGLLFSCELAPEFKCFGEGSTEEYMRERGVGVIHGGANSLRFTPHFRVTSAEVDLIVEEVRHALTEGPRRSESKAA, from the coding sequence ATGGACGTCATCGGCCTTCTGCGCGAATTGCGCGATTTCGGCGGCAAGCAGCGCACCCTGGGCCTGCCCGATGCCACCGTGGAGCGTTTCGCACGCGAAGACGCGACGCTGGTGCGCGCCGTGGAAGAAGCCCTGGCCTATCACCGCGGCCTGCGTGACGGCATGGCCGATGTCCTGCGCATGGACGAATCCGAGCAGATCCATCACCTGCAGTCGGCCCTGGTCAACTTCTATCCCGACGACGGCGTGAATCCCTACGTACCGGCCGCCGCGCGCGGTCCGTGGATCGTCACGCTCAAGGGTGCGGTGCTTCACGACAACGGCGGCTACGGCATGCTCGGCTTCGGCCACAACCCGGAGCACATCCTCGAAGCGATGTCCCGTCCGCAGGTGATGGCCAACGTGATGACGGCCAATGTCTCGCAGCTTCGCCTTTCCGATGCGTTGCGCCGGGAGATCGGCCGCACCCGCGGAGGCAGCCCGTATTCGCACTTCCTGTGCCTGAATTCCGGTTCGGAATCGGTGACGCTGGCCGGCCGCATCGCCGACGTCAACGCGCGCCTGATGACCGATCCGGGTGCGCGCCATGCCGGCCGCACGATCAAGCGTCTCGCGGTGAAGGGGGCATTCCACGGTCGCACCGAGCGCCCCGCCATCTACTCGGATTCGTCGCGCCGCAACTACCAACAGCACCTGGCGAGCTTCCGCAACGAGGACACGCTGCTCACCGTCGAACCGTACAACGTGGCGCAGTTGAAGGCCGTGTTCGCCGAAGCCGAGCAGAAAGGCTGGTTCATCGAGGCGATGTTCCTCGAGCCGGTGATGGGCGAAGGCGATCCCGGCCGTGCGCTCACGCCGGAGTTCTACGCCGCCGCGCGCGAGCTGACCCGTGAACACGGCACCGTGTTGCTGGTGGATTCCATCCAGGCCGGCCTGCGCGCGCACGGCGTGCTGTCCATCGTGGACTACCCGGGTTTCGAAGGGCTCGAGGCGCCGGACATGGAAACCTTCTCCAAGGCGCTCAACGCCGGCCAGTATCCGTTGTCGGTGCTGGCGGTGTCCGCGCGCGTGGCGGGGCTCTATCGCAAGGGCATCTACGGCAACACCATGACCGCCAACCCGCGCGCGCTCGACGTGGCCGTGGCGACGATGCACGAACTCACCGACGACGTGCGCCGCAACATCGTCGAACGCGGCAAGGAATTCGTGCAGAAGCTCGAGGTGCTGAAGAACGAACTGGGCGGCCTCATCACCAAGGTGCAGGGCACGGGGTTGTTGTTCTCCTGCGAACTGGCACCCGAGTTCAAGTGCTTCGGCGAAGGCTCGACCGAGGAATACATGCGCGAGCGCGGCGTCGGCGTGATCCACGGCGGCGCGAATTCGCTGCGTTTCACGCCGCATTTCCGCGTGACGAGCGCCGAGGTCGATCTCATCGTCGAGGAAGTGCGGCATGCGCTGACCGAGGGACCGCGGCGGAGCGAATCCAAGGCCGCTTGA
- a CDS encoding PsiF family protein — protein MRMQIRVLAVSAFFAFAGAAFAAQDMPAKKDLTPQQQRMSTCNGQAAGKKGDERKAFMSSCLKGEQPAKMTQQDKMKKCNADAAGKKGDERKAFMSNCLKG, from the coding sequence ATGCGTATGCAGATTCGTGTCCTCGCCGTTTCCGCCTTTTTCGCCTTCGCCGGGGCCGCCTTCGCCGCCCAGGATATGCCCGCGAAGAAGGATCTCACTCCCCAGCAGCAGCGCATGAGCACCTGCAACGGCCAGGCGGCCGGCAAGAAGGGTGACGAGCGCAAGGCCTTCATGAGCAGTTGCCTCAAGGGCGAGCAGCCGGCCAAGATGACCCAGCAGGACAAGATGAAGAAGTGCAACGCGGATGCCGCAGGCAAGAAGGGCGATGAGCGCAAGGCGTTCATGAGCAACTGCCTCAAGGGTTGA
- the upp gene encoding uracil phosphoribosyltransferase, whose protein sequence is MKIVEVRHPLIQHKLGLMRLAGISTKEFRELASEVAALLTYEATADLETEIKTVDGWAGPVEVTHIKGKKVTIVPILRAGLGMLTGVLEMIPAARVSVVGLQRDEETLEPVTYYEKLTGGMDERTAIIVDPMLATAGTLVATVDMLKAAGAKRIKGLFLVAAPEGLKRIEAAHPDIEIYVASIDERLNELGYILPGLGDAGDKIFGTKQKSA, encoded by the coding sequence ATGAAAATCGTCGAAGTCCGCCACCCCCTCATCCAGCACAAGCTCGGCCTCATGCGCCTTGCCGGGATCAGCACCAAGGAGTTCCGCGAGCTGGCCTCGGAAGTGGCCGCCCTGCTCACGTACGAAGCCACGGCCGACCTGGAGACGGAAATCAAGACGGTCGACGGCTGGGCCGGCCCGGTCGAGGTCACCCACATCAAGGGCAAGAAGGTCACCATCGTGCCGATCCTGCGCGCGGGACTGGGCATGCTCACCGGCGTGCTGGAGATGATCCCCGCCGCGCGCGTGAGCGTGGTGGGCCTGCAGCGCGACGAGGAAACCCTCGAACCGGTCACCTATTACGAGAAGCTCACCGGCGGCATGGACGAGCGCACGGCGATCATCGTCGATCCCATGCTCGCCACGGCGGGCACGCTGGTGGCCACCGTGGACATGCTCAAGGCCGCTGGCGCCAAGCGCATCAAGGGCCTGTTCCTCGTGGCGGCGCCCGAGGGCCTGAAGCGCATCGAGGCGGCCCACCCCGACATCGAGATCTACGTCGCCTCCATCGACGAGCGCCTGAACGAGCTGGGCTACATCCTCCCCGGCCTGGGCGATGCCGGCGACAAGATCTTCGGCACCAAGCAAAAATCCGCCTGA